In the Chryseobacterium sp. MYb264 genome, one interval contains:
- a CDS encoding flavodoxin family protein, with protein MATVSIIYFSGFGHTAKLAESVEKGTNSVEGTVTNLISIDGKDIIEGKYHNEEVLKILDESDAIIFGSPTYMGGVSSQFKAFADATVKAWGGQTWRNKLAAGFTVSGALSGDKLHTLQYFNHFAMQHGMIWISLGELPQQENGLNHVGSWMVAMAQALNADASVTPNEDDKRTAEVLGRRVALFANQTKFVDREPVNS; from the coding sequence ATGGCAACAGTATCAATTATTTACTTTTCAGGTTTTGGTCATACAGCAAAACTTGCAGAATCAGTAGAAAAAGGAACAAATTCGGTTGAAGGAACAGTTACAAACTTAATCTCAATTGACGGTAAAGACATTATTGAAGGGAAGTATCATAACGAAGAAGTTTTAAAAATTTTAGATGAAAGTGATGCCATCATTTTTGGAAGTCCAACATATATGGGTGGAGTATCATCACAATTCAAAGCATTTGCTGATGCTACAGTAAAAGCTTGGGGCGGACAAACTTGGAGAAATAAACTTGCTGCAGGTTTTACTGTATCAGGGGCATTAAGTGGAGATAAATTACATACCTTACAATACTTCAATCATTTTGCAATGCAGCACGGTATGATCTGGATAAGCTTGGGAGAACTTCCTCAGCAAGAAAACGGTCTTAATCACGTTGGAAGCTGGATGGTTGCTATGGCTCAGGCATTAAATGCAGATGCTTCAGTTACTCCAAATGAAGATGATAAACGTACTGCGGAAGTTCTTGGAAGAAGAGTAGCTCTTTTTGCGAACCAAACAAAATTTGTTGATAGAGAACCGGTAAATTCTTAA
- a CDS encoding alcohol dehydrogenase catalytic domain-containing protein, with the protein MKAVYSTGPGDQLDLVEIPIPQPREGEVVVKLKAAGVNRRDLLISKGSYVNLKYPIVLGSDGSGIIEIIGENVDGVHIGDEVIINPAINWGDNQNFPSTEYRILGLPDNGTYAEYVVVPASAIYSKPLYLNFEQAAAIPLSGLTGYRALISRGKACEGQKVLITGIGGAVAQFMLQFALAIGTEVYFTSGDKDKITKAIDLGASGGVMYKEDDWDKQLLELAGGFDVIIDTAAGKDFEKLFDIANPGANIVLFGATAGPIPQILPQKIYLKQLNILGTSMGSDIDFIGMLDLVNKHKLIPVIDEVLPLKDAQSALDKLSSSSQFGKIVLSINH; encoded by the coding sequence ATGAAAGCAGTTTATTCAACAGGGCCTGGTGATCAACTCGATTTGGTAGAAATACCAATTCCTCAACCAAGAGAAGGTGAAGTTGTTGTAAAGTTAAAAGCAGCTGGAGTAAATAGAAGAGATTTGCTTATTTCAAAAGGTAGCTATGTTAATCTTAAATATCCTATTGTTTTAGGTTCTGACGGTTCAGGAATTATTGAAATCATTGGAGAAAATGTAGATGGTGTACATATAGGTGATGAAGTTATTATTAATCCTGCCATCAATTGGGGCGATAATCAAAATTTCCCTAGCACCGAATACAGAATTCTAGGGTTACCAGATAATGGAACATATGCGGAATATGTAGTTGTTCCAGCTTCTGCAATTTATAGTAAACCGTTATATTTAAATTTTGAGCAAGCCGCAGCAATTCCTTTGAGTGGTCTGACAGGTTATAGAGCTTTGATTAGTAGAGGTAAAGCTTGTGAAGGTCAAAAAGTGTTAATCACAGGTATAGGTGGTGCTGTTGCTCAATTCATGTTACAATTTGCATTAGCTATTGGAACGGAAGTATATTTCACTTCAGGAGATAAGGATAAAATCACTAAAGCAATTGATTTAGGCGCTTCAGGAGGAGTAATGTACAAGGAAGATGATTGGGATAAGCAATTATTAGAATTAGCAGGTGGATTTGATGTCATTATTGATACCGCAGCAGGAAAAGATTTTGAAAAACTTTTTGACATTGCTAATCCAGGAGCGAACATTGTTTTGTTTGGAGCTACTGCTGGTCCAATTCCTCAAATTTTACCTCAAAAAATTTATTTAAAACAACTTAACATATTAGGAACTAGTATGGGTAGCGACATTGATTTTATAGGAATGCTTGATTTGGTCAATAAACACAAATTAATTCCGGTTATAGATGAAGTTCTGCCTTTGAAAGATGCACAATCAGCTCTTGATAAACTTAGTTCAAGCTCCCAGTTCGGAAAAATAGTTTTATCAATTAATCATTAA
- a CDS encoding helix-turn-helix domain-containing protein has protein sequence MESKETISQTKLKSDSLRNKDFTAYQIDSNLNTTKAYSRKDFYKISLITGEIALDFADRGIKTGTTGSTLFFATSHIPYSCNIVSEEYSGYACLFTEEFLKTNNNSESLQHSPLFKFGGTPLFHLSDNQVSFAANVFKKMIDEYNTDYVFKNDLIRTYINLLIHEALKLQPSDNFVKHKNASARVTSLFLDLLEKQFPIDDLVMSLKLKTATDYASTIGVHVNHLNHAVKAVTGKTTTAHISERIITEAKALLKHSNWSITEIAYALGFEYITYFNNFFKRFTGLTPSSYRA, from the coding sequence ATGGAAAGTAAAGAAACAATATCACAAACTAAACTTAAAAGTGACTCTTTGAGAAATAAAGACTTTACGGCCTATCAAATTGATAGTAATCTTAATACTACTAAAGCGTATAGTAGAAAAGATTTCTATAAAATTAGTCTCATTACTGGTGAAATCGCTCTAGATTTTGCAGATAGGGGTATTAAAACTGGAACAACCGGGAGCACGTTATTTTTTGCAACGTCGCACATACCTTATTCTTGTAATATTGTTTCAGAGGAATACTCAGGATATGCATGCTTATTTACTGAGGAATTTTTAAAAACAAACAACAATTCTGAAAGCCTTCAACATTCCCCATTGTTCAAATTTGGAGGGACGCCACTGTTTCATTTATCTGACAATCAGGTATCATTTGCTGCAAATGTTTTCAAAAAGATGATTGATGAGTATAATACCGACTATGTATTTAAAAATGATTTGATAAGAACATATATCAATTTATTGATTCATGAAGCATTAAAATTGCAACCATCTGATAATTTTGTAAAACATAAAAATGCTTCTGCAAGGGTAACATCACTGTTTCTGGATCTTCTTGAAAAACAATTCCCAATCGATGATCTAGTAATGTCATTGAAGCTTAAAACTGCAACTGACTACGCGAGTACAATAGGTGTACATGTCAATCACCTCAACCACGCAGTAAAAGCGGTTACAGGAAAAACCACCACAGCTCATATTTCTGAAAGAATTATTACAGAAGCGAAAGCTTTATTAAAACATAGCAATTGGAGTATTACTGAAATAGCTTACGCATTAGGATTTGAGTATATTACCTATTTCAATAATTTTTTCAAACGTTTCACAGGTCTTACTCCAAGCTCTTACCGAGCATAA